Proteins from a single region of Kiritimatiellia bacterium:
- the rpsP gene encoding 30S ribosomal protein S16, giving the protein MAVKIRLRRMGSNKQPFFRVVVTDMRCPNSGRFLETVGWYDPKRKGANYELKSERIEYWTGKGAQVSDTVRSLLKKNRAAQRRAAAPA; this is encoded by the coding sequence ATGGCAGTCAAGATTCGATTGCGGAGAATGGGCAGCAACAAGCAGCCCTTTTTCCGGGTGGTGGTCACGGACATGCGGTGTCCGAACAGCGGGCGTTTTCTGGAAACCGTCGGCTGGTACGATCCGAAGCGCAAGGGCGCGAACTACGAGTTGAAGTCCGAGCGGATCGAGTACTGGACCGGCAAGGGCGCGCAGGTGTCCGATACCGTTCGCAGCCTGCTGAAGAAAAACCGGGCGGCGCAGCGGCGGGCTGCAGCCCCCGCGTGA
- a CDS encoding KH domain-containing protein — MRELVEYIVRALVDHPQDVRLTEVDGERTVIFELRCHPEDVGKVIGKNGKTVGAIRTLVSTAAARQGKRAMLEVVE; from the coding sequence ATGAGGGAACTGGTGGAGTATATTGTCCGCGCCCTGGTGGATCATCCCCAGGACGTCCGCCTGACCGAGGTGGACGGCGAGCGCACGGTGATCTTCGAGCTGCGGTGCCACCCCGAGGACGTCGGCAAGGTCATCGGGAAAAACGGCAAGACGGTGGGCGCGATCCGTACGCTGGTGAGCACGGCGGCCGCCCGGCAGGGGAAGCGGGCCATGCTGGAGGTTGTCGAGTGA
- the trmD gene encoding tRNA (guanosine(37)-N1)-methyltransferase TrmD — MGASLKIDILTIFPGMLEGFLGESMLKRAARSGAVEFRVVNLRDFTRDAHRTTDDRPYGGGPGMVMKPGPIFEAVESLGPAGARVILMTPQGRRFDQAAARELAEESHLIFICGHYEGVDERVRQALVTDEISIGDYVLTNGALAAAVVVDAVVRLRPGVLGGAGATEEESFSDGCLEYPQYTRPPEFREMKVPDVLVSGDHEEIRRWRRSQSLQRTRERRPDLLGGGDEELKKRGDG, encoded by the coding sequence ATGGGTGCGTCGCTCAAGATTGACATCCTGACCATATTCCCGGGGATGCTGGAAGGGTTCCTCGGCGAGAGCATGCTCAAGCGGGCCGCGCGGTCGGGCGCGGTGGAGTTCCGGGTCGTCAACCTGCGGGATTTCACGCGCGACGCGCACCGGACCACGGACGACCGCCCCTACGGGGGCGGGCCGGGCATGGTGATGAAGCCCGGGCCGATTTTCGAAGCGGTGGAGTCGCTGGGGCCCGCGGGCGCGCGGGTGATCCTGATGACGCCCCAGGGGCGGCGGTTCGACCAGGCGGCGGCCCGGGAGCTGGCCGAAGAATCGCACCTGATCTTTATATGCGGTCATTACGAGGGCGTGGACGAGCGCGTGCGGCAGGCGCTGGTCACCGATGAAATTTCCATCGGCGACTACGTGCTGACCAACGGCGCCCTCGCCGCCGCGGTGGTCGTGGACGCCGTGGTGCGGCTGCGGCCGGGTGTGCTCGGCGGCGCCGGCGCGACGGAGGAGGAATCCTTCAGCGACGGCTGCCTGGAATACCCGCAGTACACGCGGCCCCCGGAGTTCCGGGAGATGAAGGTGCCCGACGTGCTGGTTTCGGGCGACCACGAGGAAATCCGCCGGTGGCGGCGGAGCCAGTCGCTGCAGCGGACGCGCGAACGCCGTCCGGACCTGCTGGGCGGCGGGGACGAGGAATTGAAAAAAAGAGGTGACGGATGA
- the rplS gene encoding 50S ribosomal protein L19, whose product MRAKMLDKISLEQARKEAAPTLHIGDAVRVQVKIKEGDKERLQAFAGTLIARDGTGATETITVRRISYGEGVERVFPLHAPSVAKIEVEKHGRIRRAKLYYLRRATGKKSRVTETAT is encoded by the coding sequence ATGAGAGCGAAGATGCTGGACAAGATCAGTCTCGAACAGGCGCGCAAGGAAGCCGCGCCGACCCTGCACATCGGCGACGCGGTGCGCGTCCAGGTCAAGATCAAGGAAGGCGACAAGGAACGCCTCCAGGCCTTCGCCGGCACCCTGATCGCCCGCGACGGAACGGGCGCCACGGAGACCATCACCGTCCGGCGCATCTCCTACGGCGAGGGCGTCGAGCGCGTTTTTCCGCTGCACGCCCCGAGCGTGGCGAAGATCGAGGTGGAGAAGCACGGCCGGATTCGCCGCGCCAAGCTCTACTACCTGCGCCGTGCCACCGGCAAGAAATCGCGCGTGACCGAAACCGCGACGTAA
- a CDS encoding ribonuclease HII: MRFERQAWSAGCARVAGVDEAGRGPLAGPVMAAAVIFDRTYLVAQERGELAGLTDSKKLSPAKREHFFALLAARPGIAIGVGRAEVGEVDRLNILRATHLAMARALAALPALPDHALVDGLPVPGLPCPSTAVVGGDGLSLSIAAASIVAKVTRDRLMEELDRLHPGYGLARHKGYGTREHLEALRRLGPSPCHRRSFAPVSQLVLPFSTEPIDPESIRR, encoded by the coding sequence CTGCGCTTCGAGCGTCAGGCCTGGTCCGCCGGTTGCGCCCGCGTGGCGGGGGTGGACGAGGCCGGGCGCGGCCCGCTGGCCGGGCCCGTGATGGCCGCGGCCGTGATCTTCGACAGGACTTATCTCGTCGCCCAGGAGCGCGGCGAACTCGCCGGGCTGACCGATTCCAAGAAACTGTCCCCCGCGAAGCGCGAGCATTTCTTCGCCTTGCTGGCGGCGCGCCCCGGGATCGCCATCGGCGTCGGCCGGGCCGAGGTCGGGGAGGTCGACCGGCTCAACATCCTGCGCGCCACGCACCTCGCGATGGCCCGGGCGCTCGCGGCGTTGCCCGCCCTCCCGGACCACGCGCTCGTCGACGGCCTGCCGGTGCCCGGCCTCCCGTGCCCCTCCACGGCCGTCGTCGGCGGGGACGGCTTGAGCCTCTCCATCGCCGCCGCCAGCATCGTGGCCAAGGTCACGCGCGACCGGTTGATGGAGGAATTGGACCGCCTCCATCCCGGCTATGGCTTGGCGCGGCACAAGGGCTACGGCACGCGGGAGCATCTGGAGGCCCTCCGCCGGCTGGGGCCTTCGCCCTGCCACCGCCGCTCCTTCGCGCCGGTCTCCCAGTTGGTGCTTCCCTTTTCCACTGAACCGATCGATCCTGAATCCATCCGGCGATGA
- a CDS encoding YraN family protein, with protein sequence MWWPFKKTSGKPEDKRHRAGRWGEKQAERHLRGLGFRILARRFRVGRRDELDLIARDGDTLVFVEVKTRASEDFGAPIASVKDGKRHALSRAAVRYLSRLRRKPGYFRFDVVEVIGKEGEGAPHIRHTPNAFTLAPPYRAPW encoded by the coding sequence ATGTGGTGGCCCTTCAAAAAGACGAGCGGCAAGCCCGAGGACAAGCGCCATCGCGCCGGCCGGTGGGGCGAGAAGCAGGCCGAGCGGCACCTGCGCGGGCTGGGCTTCCGCATCCTGGCGCGGCGTTTCCGCGTCGGCCGCCGGGATGAACTCGACCTCATCGCCCGCGACGGCGACACGCTGGTCTTCGTCGAGGTCAAGACCCGCGCGAGCGAGGATTTTGGCGCGCCGATCGCGTCGGTCAAGGACGGCAAGCGCCACGCCCTGTCCCGCGCCGCCGTCCGGTACCTGTCGCGCCTGCGCCGGAAACCCGGATACTTCCGTTTCGACGTCGTCGAGGTGATCGGAAAGGAAGGAGAGGGAGCGCCGCACATCCGCCATACCCCCAACGCCTTCACGCTGGCGCCTCCCTACCGCGCGCCGTGGTAG